From the genome of Nocardia sp. NBC_01503, one region includes:
- a CDS encoding TetR/AcrR family transcriptional regulator encodes MPKQVDAVAQRRTIASAAITVIGSAGIEGTRLRDVAAAANVTTGAVTHYFDGKDAVLEAAFEEVVRRVLESPVALPTTPGDIAECIDIFAVYLPLNDEGLGEWRVWLSFWARAMNDARLRAVHQRYYSAIIERIAYRIATIGGPTVTRTDLHARADAVLAAIDGVGCRAVLEPDSWPADRQRETLSRLLLPMLTAFAHETRSSDL; translated from the coding sequence ATGCCAAAACAGGTCGATGCGGTGGCGCAGCGCCGGACCATCGCATCCGCTGCGATAACGGTGATCGGCTCCGCCGGGATCGAGGGGACTCGACTGCGCGATGTGGCGGCGGCCGCCAATGTCACCACGGGCGCGGTCACGCACTATTTCGACGGTAAGGACGCGGTGCTCGAGGCCGCATTCGAGGAGGTCGTGCGGCGGGTGCTGGAGAGCCCGGTGGCCCTGCCTACCACCCCCGGTGACATCGCCGAATGCATCGACATCTTCGCGGTCTACCTGCCGCTGAACGATGAGGGCTTGGGCGAATGGCGGGTATGGCTGTCCTTCTGGGCGCGCGCCATGAACGATGCGCGCCTGCGCGCGGTGCACCAGCGCTACTACAGCGCCATTATCGAGCGCATCGCCTATCGGATCGCCACGATCGGCGGTCCGACGGTGACGCGTACGGACCTGCACGCCCGCGCGGATGCGGTGCTCGCCGCCATCGACGGCGTCGGCTGCCGCGCCGTACTCGAACCCGATTCCTGGCCCGCCGATCGCCAGCGAGAGACATTGTCGCGCTTGCTCTTACCGATGCTCACCGCGTTCGCGCACGAAACCAGGAGTTCCGATCTATGA
- a CDS encoding DUF3089 domain-containing protein, which translates to MTVRFPAVAALLGGTVLALIAAFAVAAPASAESATTWLCRPGQAGDPCGGRSDAPIDCFYVYPTASLQQATNTNFDASAELRAVARTQAGLFGAQCNVWAPVYRQVTLRALFHPPAEGVSAARDLAYQDVENAWNDYLAEHNDGRGVVLIGHSQGTRMLRSLIRDRIDGKPVQSQLVSALLIGGDVLVRKGATVGGDFASVPACTDAEQVGCVVAYSSFTRTPPSNTRFGRSPQTPDISDVRGTLPYGPGYEVLCTNPASLRDNVDAPIHAIVEGREIDGLEAHCTGGDDPHVLQVGGAGAGLLPVLPDQTWGTHLLDVNLAQRDLLNLVAGESAAYLRR; encoded by the coding sequence GTGACCGTTCGATTCCCCGCCGTCGCGGCGCTGCTCGGCGGTACGGTGCTCGCGCTGATCGCGGCCTTCGCGGTGGCAGCCCCGGCCTCGGCCGAATCCGCCACCACCTGGCTGTGCCGTCCCGGTCAGGCCGGTGATCCGTGCGGCGGGCGTTCGGATGCGCCGATCGACTGCTTCTACGTGTATCCGACCGCCTCGCTACAGCAGGCCACGAATACGAACTTCGACGCCTCGGCGGAGTTGCGGGCGGTGGCCAGGACCCAGGCGGGACTGTTCGGTGCGCAGTGCAATGTGTGGGCTCCGGTGTATCGGCAGGTGACACTGCGGGCACTGTTCCATCCGCCCGCCGAAGGCGTCTCCGCGGCAAGGGATCTCGCCTATCAGGATGTCGAGAACGCGTGGAACGACTACCTGGCCGAGCACAATGACGGTCGCGGGGTGGTGCTCATCGGTCATTCGCAGGGCACCCGGATGCTGCGGTCGCTGATCCGCGATCGGATCGACGGGAAACCGGTTCAGTCGCAATTGGTTTCGGCACTGCTCATCGGCGGCGATGTGCTGGTGCGCAAGGGTGCGACGGTCGGCGGTGACTTCGCCTCGGTACCCGCCTGCACCGATGCCGAACAGGTCGGCTGTGTCGTCGCCTATTCGTCGTTCACCCGCACACCCCCGTCGAACACCCGTTTCGGCCGTTCGCCGCAGACGCCCGACATCTCCGATGTGCGCGGCACCCTGCCGTACGGTCCCGGCTACGAGGTCCTGTGCACGAACCCGGCCTCGCTGCGGGACAACGTCGATGCCCCGATCCACGCGATTGTCGAAGGCCGTGAGATCGACGGCCTCGAAGCCCACTGCACCGGCGGCGACGATCCGCATGTACTCCAGGTCGGCGGCGCGGGCGCGGGGCTGCTGCCCGTGCTGCCGGACCAGACCTGGGGCACGCACCTGCTGGATGTCAATCTCGCACAGCGGGATCTGCTGAACCTGGTCGCCGGTGAGAGCGCGGCGTACCTGCGCCGTTGA
- a CDS encoding tautomerase family protein has product MPFVRITIADPDIAPDTQAALAADITGLLEKDLFKEPEVTVVHLNLVPADRWFVGATRPAQATGAHLEVSITLGTNTSQEKAAFIEHAYDVLNTHLGTLPGAAYVALYELDGEGYGYNGVTQLARRRMDPTEKD; this is encoded by the coding sequence ATGCCGTTCGTACGCATAACCATCGCCGACCCGGATATCGCACCGGACACCCAGGCCGCCCTCGCGGCGGATATCACCGGTCTGCTGGAGAAGGACCTGTTCAAGGAGCCCGAGGTCACCGTCGTGCACCTCAATCTCGTACCCGCGGACCGCTGGTTCGTCGGGGCGACCCGCCCGGCACAGGCCACCGGTGCGCACCTCGAGGTCAGTATCACCCTGGGCACCAACACCTCTCAGGAGAAGGCGGCGTTCATCGAGCACGCCTACGACGTGCTCAACACCCATCTGGGCACGCTGCCGGGCGCGGCATACGTCGCCCTCTATGAACTCGACGGCGAAGGCTATGGATACAACGGCGTGACGCAGCTGGCCCGGCGTCGGATGGATCCGACGGAGAAGGACTGA
- a CDS encoding TetR/AcrR family transcriptional regulator C-terminal domain-containing protein, whose protein sequence is MTDAATPARPRRGRPPKTEAQLSRAAIQRAALSVIDTEGIAAVSMRSVSRMLGVDAKSLYHHIEGKDDLLDAVAEHILGQLHIPAPTDSLDGDLRALAHEFRRVTLAHPEAAMLVLTRQLSSPVGLTPTEAILALLHRAGIAPEQAVHLLRTLLATLVGTLLREVSAGPTFGTADPAEIAERQRALQDSGLPTLVPAAPYLAHFDRDQEFEYTLDLIVRIVTSYGA, encoded by the coding sequence ATGACCGATGCGGCCACTCCGGCGCGGCCCCGACGGGGACGACCACCCAAGACCGAGGCTCAGCTCTCGCGCGCGGCGATCCAGCGGGCGGCGCTCTCCGTGATCGATACCGAGGGCATCGCGGCGGTGAGTATGCGATCGGTCAGCCGGATGCTCGGCGTCGATGCCAAGAGCCTCTATCACCACATCGAGGGCAAGGACGACCTGCTCGATGCGGTCGCCGAACATATCCTGGGCCAACTCCACATCCCCGCGCCGACCGATTCGCTCGACGGCGATCTGCGGGCGCTGGCCCATGAGTTCCGGCGCGTCACTCTCGCCCATCCCGAGGCCGCGATGCTGGTGCTGACCCGCCAGCTCTCCTCACCGGTGGGCCTCACTCCGACCGAAGCGATTCTCGCCCTGCTGCACCGCGCCGGAATCGCCCCGGAGCAAGCGGTCCATCTGCTCAGAACCCTGCTGGCCACCCTCGTGGGAACGCTGCTCCGCGAGGTCTCCGCCGGACCGACCTTCGGTACCGCCGATCCGGCGGAAATCGCCGAACGTCAACGCGCGCTCCAGGACTCGGGCCTCCCAACCCTCGTCCCGGCCGCGCCGTATCTGGCTCATTTCGACCGCGATCAGGAATTCGAGTACACTCTCGACCTGATCGTGCGGATCGTCACCTCGTACGGAGCCTGA
- a CDS encoding ester cyclase has product MTDRFAIPPVAVLRAREQLVLDHFHDEVRQDWDDVLATFPHPHYEIIPTLTIHDGDTAVRDYYHDTRIAFPDQDHEIIALRHSADAVIVEFWLLGTHLGPLGGIPPTGSKHRTRMTAYFVFDENEKLTAERIYFDTLTMLKQLIGGLKLRDPRTWPLVIRALRGLLAMSSDPSPALVDTAPADLSAR; this is encoded by the coding sequence ATGACCGACCGCTTCGCCATACCGCCCGTTGCGGTGCTTCGGGCCCGTGAGCAGCTAGTTCTCGATCACTTTCACGATGAGGTGCGCCAGGACTGGGACGATGTCCTCGCGACTTTCCCGCACCCGCACTACGAGATCATTCCGACCCTGACCATTCATGACGGTGACACCGCGGTGCGCGACTACTACCACGACACCCGCATCGCCTTCCCGGATCAGGATCACGAGATCATCGCCCTGCGACACAGCGCCGATGCCGTGATTGTCGAATTCTGGCTGCTGGGTACGCATTTGGGGCCACTCGGCGGCATTCCGCCCACGGGCTCGAAGCATCGCACCCGCATGACGGCGTATTTCGTCTTCGACGAGAACGAGAAGCTGACCGCCGAGCGCATCTACTTCGACACGCTCACCATGCTGAAGCAGCTCATCGGCGGCCTGAAGCTGCGCGATCCGCGCACCTGGCCCCTGGTGATTCGTGCCTTACGCGGTCTGCTCGCCATGTCGAGCGACCCCAGCCCCGCGCTTGTCGACACAGCGCCCGCGGACCTGTCGGCTCGATGA
- a CDS encoding MBL fold metallo-hydrolase, whose amino-acid sequence MKVHHLNCGTMHPPATPGGLVCHVLLVETDHGLALIDSGLGLRDAEQPIRRFGLARCYVRPVFDPAEAAINQIRQLGFDPCDVRHIVLTHFDADHTGGLADFPWARVHLTDAEALAAQHPGNLVEWQRYPRAHREHGPDLVEYAPTGESWRGFPSARELTEIAPGIVLINLPGHSRGHAAIAVDAGSRWILHAGDSFYHHGQLDGSRTAPLALTAMERLVAADRSRVRANHERLTRLWSAAEPDLLLVNSHDPHLFERANQPV is encoded by the coding sequence ATGAAGGTCCACCATCTCAACTGCGGCACAATGCATCCGCCCGCCACACCCGGCGGACTGGTCTGCCATGTCCTACTCGTCGAGACCGATCACGGTCTGGCACTCATCGATTCGGGTCTCGGCCTGCGCGATGCCGAACAGCCGATACGACGCTTCGGCCTGGCGCGCTGCTATGTGCGGCCCGTCTTCGATCCCGCTGAAGCCGCGATCAACCAGATCCGGCAGCTCGGCTTCGATCCGTGCGATGTCCGGCATATCGTGCTCACCCACTTCGACGCCGACCACACCGGCGGCCTCGCCGACTTTCCCTGGGCGCGAGTACATCTCACCGATGCCGAAGCGCTGGCCGCGCAGCACCCGGGAAACCTGGTCGAATGGCAGCGCTATCCCCGGGCGCACCGCGAACACGGTCCCGACCTCGTCGAATACGCGCCCACCGGTGAATCGTGGCGCGGCTTCCCGAGCGCTCGGGAGCTCACCGAGATCGCCCCCGGCATCGTGCTCATCAACCTGCCCGGCCACTCACGCGGTCACGCCGCCATCGCCGTCGATGCCGGATCGCGGTGGATCCTGCACGCCGGAGATTCCTTCTACCACCACGGCCAACTCGACGGCAGCCGAACCGCCCCGCTCGCCCTGACGGCGATGGAGCGTCTCGTCGCCGCCGACCGGAGCCGGGTCCGGGCCAATCACGAACGGCTGACCCGGCTTTGGTCAGCCGCCGAGCCGGACCTGCTCCTGGTGAACTCGCACGACCCGCACTTGTTCGAACGGGCGAATCAACCGGTGTGA
- a CDS encoding M1 family metallopeptidase — protein sequence MPAGFDAEPIDDYLPQNGNRGYRVSRYELELVYKVASNRLSGRAEITAVTTSVMDRYALDLAQSLTVSKVFVNGARASKYTHQRGKLIITPAQRIPAGGVLAVVVQYNGVPTPLRGQWGEVGWEELTEGALVASQPNGAASWYPCDDHPSSKASYRISITTDTPYYALANGTLMRKQTKASQTTWVYEQPEPMATYLATIQIGPYRKHRLEAPRGAVPMQAVLPLRLRAAFEHDFARQPRMMEVFTEKFGPYPFEGYTVVITDDELEIPIEAQGISIFGANHCDGRRGSERLVAHELAHQWFGNSLTLRQWRDIWLHEGFACYAEWIWSEAAGEQSADQLARAAHHMLSRNSQDILIGDPGPARMFDDRVYKRGAITLHALRLHLGDPKFFNLLREWTTRYRHASVTTDEFTDLAGHYSDTSLRGLWDGWLYSLPLPQLAPPSHTG from the coding sequence ATGCCGGCCGGGTTCGACGCGGAGCCGATCGACGATTACCTGCCGCAGAACGGGAATCGTGGCTACCGGGTGTCGCGGTACGAGCTGGAGTTGGTCTACAAGGTAGCCAGCAACCGGCTCAGCGGGCGCGCGGAGATCACCGCGGTGACCACATCGGTGATGGATCGGTACGCGCTGGATCTGGCGCAGTCGCTGACGGTTTCGAAGGTTTTCGTCAATGGCGCGCGGGCCTCGAAGTACACCCATCAGCGCGGGAAGCTGATCATCACTCCCGCACAACGGATCCCGGCGGGCGGTGTGCTCGCCGTGGTCGTGCAGTACAACGGGGTGCCGACACCGCTGCGTGGACAGTGGGGCGAGGTCGGCTGGGAGGAGCTCACCGAGGGCGCTCTCGTGGCCAGCCAGCCCAATGGCGCGGCCTCCTGGTATCCCTGTGACGACCACCCGAGTTCCAAAGCCTCCTACCGCATTTCGATCACCACCGACACCCCGTACTACGCGCTGGCCAATGGCACGCTCATGCGTAAGCAGACCAAGGCCAGCCAGACCACCTGGGTGTACGAGCAGCCCGAGCCGATGGCCACCTATCTGGCCACCATCCAGATCGGGCCGTATCGCAAGCATCGCCTGGAGGCGCCCCGCGGTGCGGTGCCCATGCAGGCCGTACTGCCCCTGCGGCTGCGCGCGGCCTTCGAGCACGATTTCGCGCGGCAACCGCGAATGATGGAGGTCTTCACCGAGAAGTTCGGGCCCTATCCGTTCGAGGGGTACACGGTCGTCATCACCGATGACGAGCTGGAGATCCCCATCGAGGCGCAGGGCATCTCGATCTTCGGCGCGAATCACTGCGACGGGCGGCGCGGCTCGGAACGCCTTGTCGCACACGAGCTCGCACACCAATGGTTCGGTAACAGCCTCACCCTGCGACAGTGGCGCGATATCTGGCTGCACGAGGGATTCGCCTGTTACGCGGAGTGGATCTGGTCCGAGGCCGCCGGCGAGCAGAGCGCCGACCAACTGGCCCGGGCAGCGCACCACATGCTCTCGCGGAACTCCCAGGACATCCTCATCGGCGATCCCGGCCCGGCCCGCATGTTCGATGACCGCGTCTACAAGCGCGGCGCGATCACCCTGCACGCACTGCGCCTGCACTTGGGCGACCCGAAGTTCTTCAACCTGCTGCGCGAGTGGACCACGCGCTATAGGCACGCCTCGGTCACCACCGACGAATTCACCGACCTGGCAGGGCATTACAGCGATACTTCACTGCGCGGGCTGTGGGATGGCTGGCTCTACAGCCTACCCCTCCCCCAGCTCGCACCGCCGAGTCACACCGGTTGA
- a CDS encoding Pls/PosA family non-ribosomal peptide synthetase, with protein sequence MQQSQVDTAVGASPLLRATLAPSARTLVDILAATAAAHPEAPAIDDGAAVLSYSELLSEIDIEVGRLAAAGVRAGDRVGVRMPSGTGALYITILAVLHAGAAYVPVDADDPDERARLVFGEARVSAIVTGEGIRSTGVTTESRTESTAHPTPADDAWIIFTSGSTGTPKGVAVTHRNAAAFVDAEARLFLRQEPIAPGDRVLAGLSVAFDASCEEMWLAWRHGACLVPAPRALVRTGADLGPWLVRREISIVSTVPTLAATWPAEALDAVRLLIFGGEAVPPELAEKLAGTTDREVWNTYGPTEATVVACAALLNGSWPVRIGLPLDGWDLTVIDSAGNPVAEGESGELVIGGVGLARYLDPAKDAEKYAPLESVGWDRAYRSGDLVRNDSEGLVFLGRADDQIKLGGRRIELGEIDNALQHLPGVTGGAAAIRTTKAGNKILVGYLTGPGNDYDLKAARAILAEQLPAPLVPRLAVVTDMPTRTSGKVDRDALPWPLPKVAEVDPGLTPTEQWVAGLWDSILGAEVTDPNADFFDLGGGSLAAAQLVTGLRERHPQITVADLYDQPRLGALAALLDATAPVAAAQERVVRPVPLPAQLFQVLATIPLTTLTGLQWLTWLAIVGNIASWTDSLPWLPHLSWWWALIAFLLFISPPGRMALCVAGSRLLLSTVAAGTHPRGGAVHLRLWTAVRLSEASGAENLSGAPWMVPFARALGARIGKGVDLHTLPPVTGLLELGDGCSVEPEVDLSGYWIDGDLVHIGPISIGPGAVIGARSILLPGTRIGKNAEIAPGSAVSGRVKADQAWAGSPAVKVGKAQHGWPDHTPARAPQWIAIFGITSMALAAVPILGLATGGALIAWWIRDTTTLTAGLGRAFAILPVAALLSLGVYAAVTIIAVRLFSIGLTAGYHPVRSRVGWQTWATERLLDSARTFLFPLYASLLTPVWLRLLGAKIGKHVEASTVLLLPKFTTVSDGAFLADDTMIASYELGGGWLHIGEAKVGKRAFLGNSGMTAPGRRVPKNGLVAVLSAAPSKAKAGSSWLGSPPVRLRRTAGSSDTARTFDPSWRLRVARGIVETCRLIPVLVTFAIGLGVLFTLAWLAQHLGHLATALLSGLVLLAAGAVAGACSVIAKWLLVGRIGRVEHPLWSSFVWRNEVADTFVEHVAAPWFARAATGTPVLNLWLRGLGAKIGRGVWCESYWLPEADLVTLGDGATVERGCVVQTHLFHDRIMAMDTVTLGAGATLGPHCVALPAASIGAGATIGPASLVMRGDTVPPSTRWWGNPIAPWPQSGAGQ encoded by the coding sequence ATGCAGCAGTCCCAGGTCGATACGGCGGTGGGCGCCAGCCCGTTGCTACGGGCCACACTGGCACCATCGGCCCGAACCCTGGTCGATATTCTCGCCGCCACCGCGGCGGCGCATCCCGAGGCACCCGCCATCGACGACGGTGCGGCGGTGCTCAGCTACTCGGAGTTGCTGAGCGAAATCGATATCGAGGTGGGCCGCCTGGCCGCGGCGGGTGTGCGCGCGGGTGATCGGGTCGGCGTACGCATGCCGTCGGGGACCGGTGCGCTGTACATCACCATCCTCGCGGTGCTGCACGCCGGTGCCGCGTATGTGCCCGTGGACGCCGATGATCCCGACGAGCGGGCGCGCCTGGTCTTCGGTGAGGCGAGGGTGAGCGCCATCGTCACCGGCGAGGGCATCCGAAGCACCGGTGTGACAACCGAATCCAGGACCGAGTCGACCGCGCACCCGACGCCCGCCGATGACGCCTGGATCATCTTCACCTCCGGCTCCACCGGAACACCGAAAGGCGTTGCGGTGACCCATCGCAATGCCGCGGCCTTCGTCGATGCCGAGGCCCGGCTGTTCCTCCGGCAGGAGCCGATCGCCCCCGGTGATCGCGTACTGGCCGGACTCTCGGTCGCCTTCGACGCCTCCTGCGAGGAGATGTGGCTGGCCTGGCGGCACGGAGCGTGCCTGGTGCCCGCGCCGCGCGCGCTGGTGCGCACCGGCGCGGATCTGGGACCGTGGCTGGTGCGCCGTGAGATCAGCATTGTCTCCACCGTGCCGACGCTGGCGGCGACCTGGCCCGCCGAGGCCCTGGACGCGGTCCGGCTGCTCATCTTCGGCGGCGAGGCGGTGCCGCCGGAGCTGGCGGAGAAGCTCGCCGGGACCACCGATCGCGAGGTGTGGAACACCTACGGCCCCACCGAGGCCACCGTGGTCGCCTGCGCGGCGCTGCTGAACGGCTCCTGGCCGGTGCGCATCGGGCTACCCCTGGACGGCTGGGATCTGACCGTCATCGACTCCGCAGGAAACCCGGTCGCCGAGGGCGAATCCGGTGAACTCGTCATCGGCGGCGTCGGCCTGGCCCGCTATCTGGACCCGGCCAAGGATGCGGAGAAGTACGCGCCCCTGGAGTCCGTCGGCTGGGACCGCGCCTATCGCAGTGGTGATCTGGTGCGCAATGACAGCGAGGGCCTGGTATTCCTGGGCCGCGCCGATGATCAGATCAAGCTGGGCGGCCGCCGAATCGAACTCGGCGAGATCGACAACGCGCTCCAGCATCTGCCCGGAGTCACCGGTGGCGCGGCCGCCATTCGAACCACCAAGGCGGGCAATAAGATTCTGGTCGGCTACCTCACCGGACCGGGCAACGACTACGACCTCAAGGCCGCGCGAGCCATTCTCGCCGAACAACTTCCGGCTCCGCTGGTACCGCGCCTGGCCGTGGTCACCGATATGCCGACCCGCACCTCCGGCAAGGTCGATCGGGATGCGCTGCCGTGGCCGCTGCCCAAGGTCGCCGAGGTCGATCCCGGGCTCACCCCGACCGAGCAATGGGTTGCCGGACTGTGGGATTCGATTCTGGGCGCGGAGGTCACCGATCCGAACGCCGACTTCTTCGATCTGGGCGGCGGCTCACTCGCGGCCGCGCAGTTGGTGACCGGATTGCGGGAACGGCATCCGCAGATCACCGTCGCCGATCTCTACGATCAGCCGCGACTCGGCGCGCTGGCCGCCCTGCTGGACGCCACCGCGCCGGTCGCCGCCGCACAGGAGCGCGTGGTCCGCCCGGTTCCCCTGCCCGCACAGCTGTTCCAGGTACTGGCCACCATTCCGCTCACCACGCTGACCGGATTGCAGTGGCTGACCTGGCTGGCGATTGTCGGCAATATCGCGTCCTGGACCGATTCGCTGCCGTGGCTGCCGCACCTGTCATGGTGGTGGGCGCTCATCGCCTTCCTGCTGTTCATCTCCCCGCCCGGCCGAATGGCATTGTGCGTGGCGGGTTCCCGGCTGCTGCTGAGCACCGTGGCGGCCGGAACCCATCCGCGCGGCGGTGCGGTGCATCTGCGGCTGTGGACGGCCGTACGACTGTCCGAGGCCAGCGGGGCCGAGAACCTCTCCGGCGCACCGTGGATGGTGCCGTTCGCGCGCGCCCTGGGCGCGCGCATCGGCAAGGGCGTGGATCTGCACACCCTGCCGCCGGTCACCGGCTTGCTCGAACTCGGCGACGGCTGCAGTGTCGAACCCGAGGTCGACCTGTCCGGATACTGGATCGACGGCGATCTGGTGCACATCGGCCCGATCAGCATCGGCCCGGGCGCGGTGATCGGTGCGCGCTCGATTCTGCTGCCCGGCACCAGGATCGGTAAGAACGCCGAGATCGCGCCGGGTTCGGCGGTCTCCGGCCGGGTCAAGGCCGATCAGGCGTGGGCCGGTTCACCGGCGGTGAAGGTCGGTAAGGCACAGCACGGCTGGCCCGATCACACCCCCGCGCGCGCACCCCAGTGGATCGCCATCTTCGGCATCACCTCCATGGCCCTGGCCGCGGTGCCGATTCTCGGACTCGCCACCGGTGGCGCGTTGATCGCCTGGTGGATTCGCGATACCACCACCCTCACAGCGGGACTCGGGCGCGCGTTCGCGATACTGCCGGTGGCCGCGTTGCTCAGCCTCGGCGTGTACGCCGCGGTGACGATTATCGCGGTGCGACTGTTCAGCATCGGACTCACCGCCGGATACCACCCGGTGCGCAGCCGCGTCGGCTGGCAGACCTGGGCCACCGAACGGCTGCTGGACTCCGCCCGCACCTTCCTGTTCCCGCTCTACGCAAGCCTTTTGACCCCGGTCTGGCTGCGCCTGCTCGGTGCGAAGATCGGCAAACACGTCGAAGCCTCCACCGTGCTGCTACTGCCGAAGTTCACCACGGTCTCCGATGGTGCGTTCCTGGCCGACGACACCATGATCGCCAGTTATGAACTCGGCGGCGGCTGGCTGCATATCGGTGAGGCCAAGGTCGGCAAGCGCGCCTTCCTCGGCAATTCGGGTATGACCGCGCCCGGTCGCCGGGTGCCCAAGAACGGGCTGGTCGCGGTCCTCTCGGCCGCACCGTCCAAGGCCAAGGCGGGCTCTTCCTGGCTGGGAAGTCCGCCCGTACGCCTGCGCCGCACCGCCGGAAGCTCCGATACCGCACGCACTTTCGATCCGTCCTGGCGGCTGCGGGTGGCGCGCGGCATTGTCGAGACCTGCCGTTTGATCCCGGTGCTGGTGACCTTCGCCATCGGCCTGGGCGTGCTGTTCACCCTGGCATGGCTGGCCCAGCACCTCGGGCATCTGGCCACCGCACTGCTCAGCGGGCTGGTGCTGCTGGCCGCCGGTGCCGTGGCCGGGGCCTGCTCGGTCATCGCCAAATGGTTGCTGGTCGGGCGGATCGGGCGGGTGGAGCATCCGCTGTGGTCCTCGTTCGTCTGGCGCAACGAGGTCGCGGACACCTTCGTGGAACATGTTGCCGCACCGTGGTTCGCCCGCGCCGCGACCGGTACGCCGGTGCTGAATCTGTGGCTGCGTGGACTCGGCGCCAAGATCGGCCGCGGGGTATGGTGCGAGTCCTATTGGCTACCGGAGGCTGACCTGGTGACACTCGGTGACGGCGCGACCGTGGAACGCGGCTGTGTGGTGCAGACCCATCTGTTCCATGATCGAATCATGGCCATGGACACCGTAACCCTCGGTGCCGGAGCCACTTTGGGACCGCACTGCGTCGCCCTGCCCGCCGCGAGCATCGGCGCGGGCGCGACCATCGGACCCGCGTCCCTGGTCATGCGCGGTGATACCGTGCCGCCGTCCACGCGCTGGTGGGGCAACCCCATCGCGCCGTGGCCGCAGTCCGGAGCGGGCCAGTGA
- a CDS encoding cyclase family protein yields MAFPSEFLDLAKRVNNWGRWGSDDEIGTLNLITDNVVRAAAAVVRSGRRVPLAVPLSQQGIQTGMIRGRVNPLHSMIAVNWEMFGPDTVATSDDVVTMGLQAGTHWDALPHVSRAGRIYNNRPASGITAHGGASRSGIDKARHIVSRGVLLDVAAALGVERLAPDYAVGPEELEAAEEFGRVRVRPGDLVLIRTGQIRLFLAGDREGYAVPSPGLSVRCPEWFHARDVAAVANDTLTFEIFPPEIENVWLAVHALHLVEMGMLQGQNWNLEELSEVCAQERRYEFLLSATPEPFVGATGAPVAPIAIL; encoded by the coding sequence ATGGCTTTCCCATCCGAATTTCTCGACCTGGCCAAGCGCGTGAACAATTGGGGCCGTTGGGGTTCCGACGACGAGATCGGCACGCTCAACCTCATCACCGACAATGTGGTGCGCGCGGCCGCCGCCGTGGTTCGCAGCGGGCGGCGGGTGCCGCTGGCGGTGCCGCTGAGCCAGCAGGGCATTCAGACCGGCATGATTCGCGGCCGAGTCAACCCACTCCACAGCATGATCGCGGTCAACTGGGAGATGTTCGGCCCCGATACGGTCGCCACCAGTGATGATGTGGTCACCATGGGCCTGCAGGCCGGAACCCATTGGGACGCTTTGCCGCACGTCTCGCGCGCGGGGCGGATCTACAACAATCGCCCGGCCTCCGGGATCACCGCCCACGGCGGGGCATCCCGCAGCGGTATCGACAAGGCCCGGCATATCGTCTCGCGGGGCGTACTGCTGGATGTGGCCGCGGCGCTCGGCGTCGAGCGGCTGGCCCCGGATTACGCCGTCGGCCCGGAGGAGTTGGAGGCGGCCGAGGAATTCGGCCGGGTTCGGGTCCGCCCGGGCGATCTGGTCTTGATTCGTACCGGTCAGATACGCCTTTTCCTCGCGGGCGACCGGGAAGGCTATGCGGTGCCGTCGCCGGGTCTGTCGGTGCGCTGCCCGGAATGGTTTCATGCGCGTGATGTCGCGGCCGTGGCCAATGACACGCTGACCTTCGAGATCTTCCCGCCGGAGATCGAGAATGTCTGGCTCGCCGTGCATGCGTTACATCTGGTGGAGATGGGCATGCTGCAGGGGCAGAACTGGAACCTCGAGGAGCTCTCCGAGGTCTGCGCCCAGGAACGCCGCTATGAATTCCTGCTCTCGGCGACTCCGGAACCCTTCGTCGGTGCGACCGGAGCTCCGGTCGCACCCATCGCGATTCTGTGA